The following are from one region of the Falco biarmicus isolate bFalBia1 chromosome 1, bFalBia1.pri, whole genome shotgun sequence genome:
- the SUPT4H1 gene encoding transcription elongation factor SPT4, producing the protein MALETVPKDLRHLRACLLCSLVKTIDQFEYDGCDNCDAYLQMKGNREMVYDCTSSSFDGIIAMMSPEDSWVSKWQRISNFKPGVYAVSVTGRLPQGIVRELKSRGVAYKSRDTAIKT; encoded by the exons ATGGCGCTGGAGACCGTCCCCAAGGACCTGCGGCACCTCCGCGCttgcctgctctgctccctcgTCAAG ACCATCGACCAGTTCGAGTACGATGGCTGCGACAACTGCGATGCCTACCTGCAGATGAAGGGCAACCGGGAGATGGTCTACGACTGCACCAGCTCCTCCTTCGATGG GATCATTGCTATGATGAGCCCTGAGGACAGCTGGGTCTCCAAGTGGCAGCGAATCA GTAACTTCAAGCCAGGTGTCTACGCAGTGTCTGTGACCGGCCGCCTGCCCCAAG GGATCGTCCGAGAGCTGAAGAGCCGTGGCGTGGCTTACAAGTCCCGAGACACAGCTATAAAAACCTAA